Proteins encoded in a region of the Campylobacter geochelonis genome:
- a CDS encoding cupin domain-containing protein — MQKYSFKPENFNGVKANLVLETAVSKEICITLEDKSVMRDHKAPAPIVVQVLQGEIEFGVGGEFIILKEFDLIALDANVTHSLKAKGNSIVRLTLSNTDSLSRVFSVVK, encoded by the coding sequence ATGCAAAAATACAGTTTTAAACCAGAAAATTTTAATGGTGTCAAAGCAAATTTAGTTCTTGAAACAGCAGTTTCAAAAGAAATTTGTATCACTTTAGAAGATAAAAGCGTGATGAGAGATCACAAAGCTCCAGCGCCAATAGTTGTGCAAGTTTTGCAAGGCGAGATTGAGTTTGGAGTTGGTGGCGAGTTTATAATCTTAAAAGAGTTTGATTTAATCGCACTTGATGCAAATGTAACTCACTCGCTAAAAGCAAAAGGAAATTCTATCGTTCGCTTAACTCTATCAAATACAGATAGTTTAAGTCGTGTTTTTAGTGTAGTAAAATAA
- a CDS encoding KH domain-containing protein: protein MVEDFLKQYAMLIAQYPEKVVVEKVNLDQDFVELIVYADKADTGKLIGKDGKMINAIKTVIIGCKAKDPTSYRVTVKSIEER from the coding sequence ATGGTTGAAGATTTTTTAAAACAGTATGCTATGCTTATAGCTCAATACCCAGAAAAAGTAGTCGTAGAGAAGGTAAATTTAGATCAAGACTTTGTCGAGCTTATCGTATATGCAGACAAGGCTGACACAGGCAAACTTATAGGCAAAGATGGTAAGATGATAAATGCCATAAAAACAGTTATCATCGGTTGTAAAGCCAAAGATCCGACATCTTATAGGGTAACTGTTAAAAGTATAGAAGAGAGATAA
- a CDS encoding DUF6568 family protein: MQGLKDIKGIVGLQASPLYLIILVVVVLLVVVLLAVFLKPKKRKKVKKTQKQIAYEKLKNIDFSDTKQAVYDFSQNYAFFVNQSNKVEFESFEKELEIYKYKKDIPNLSQDDKDKIKSFVGAIKC, translated from the coding sequence ATGCAAGGACTTAAAGATATAAAAGGCATTGTTGGGCTACAAGCAAGCCCGCTTTATTTGATTATTTTAGTGGTTGTTGTACTTTTGGTAGTCGTTTTACTAGCTGTTTTTTTAAAACCAAAAAAGAGAAAAAAGGTTAAAAAAACACAAAAGCAAATAGCATATGAAAAGTTAAAAAACATCGATTTTAGCGATACAAAACAAGCAGTTTATGACTTTAGTCAAAATTACGCTTTTTTTGTAAACCAGAGCAATAAAGTTGAGTTTGAAAGCTTTGAAAAAGAGCTTGAAATTTATAAATACAAAAAAGATATTCCAAATTTAAGCCAAGATGATAAAGATAAAATCAAAAGCTTTGTAGGTGCGATAAAATGCTAA
- a CDS encoding AAA family ATPase — protein sequence MSEVIQKIKNEVKKVIVGQEELLDSLLIGLIANGHILVEGVPGLAKTTAINALSRSLGLDFKRVQFTPDLLPCDIVGTEIYNIKTNEFSIKKGPAFTNLLLADEINRAPSKVQSALLEVMQERQITIGEQSFKLDEPFLVMATQNPIEQEGAYRLPEAQLDRFMMKVLVGYNTYEEELEIVERVAVKGFEEVCKVADKEDIRNLKNELKDVYIDEEVKKYIIKLIHATREPALYNIGEIGEYIEFGASPRASIDLFKASLAYALVGGKDYVSPLDIARVVKGVLRHRIILNYKARAQNITTDEVIQKIVEVVKAP from the coding sequence ATGAGCGAAGTAATCCAAAAAATAAAAAATGAAGTTAAAAAGGTCATAGTTGGTCAAGAAGAGTTGCTTGACTCTTTGTTGATTGGGTTGATTGCAAATGGGCATATCTTAGTCGAAGGTGTTCCTGGACTTGCCAAAACCACTGCTATAAACGCGCTATCGCGTAGTCTAGGACTTGATTTTAAACGCGTGCAGTTTACTCCAGACTTGCTTCCATGCGATATAGTTGGAACAGAAATTTATAACATTAAAACAAATGAATTTAGCATAAAAAAAGGTCCAGCGTTTACAAATTTACTTTTAGCAGATGAGATAAACAGAGCGCCATCAAAGGTGCAATCAGCGCTTTTAGAGGTCATGCAAGAGCGACAAATCACAATAGGCGAGCAAAGTTTTAAACTAGATGAGCCGTTTTTGGTTATGGCTACACAAAATCCAATCGAGCAAGAGGGCGCTTACAGACTTCCAGAGGCGCAACTTGATAGGTTTATGATGAAAGTTTTGGTTGGTTATAACACTTATGAAGAAGAGCTTGAGATAGTTGAAAGAGTTGCTGTTAAGGGCTTTGAAGAGGTTTGCAAAGTTGCTGATAAAGAGGATATAAGAAATTTAAAAAACGAGCTTAAAGATGTTTATATCGATGAAGAGGTCAAAAAATATATCATAAAGCTAATCCACGCCACAAGAGAGCCAGCGCTTTATAATATCGGCGAAATAGGCGAGTATATCGAGTTTGGAGCAAGTCCAAGAGCTAGTATTGATCTTTTTAAAGCAAGCCTTGCTTATGCGCTAGTTGGCGGTAAAGACTATGTTAGCCCACTTGATATAGCACGCGTTGTAAAGGGCGTTTTAAGGCATAGAATTATACTAAATTACAAAGCAAGAGCGCAAAACATCACCACAGATGAAGTTATCCAAAAAATCGTAGAAGTTGTAAAGGCGCCATAA
- a CDS encoding DUF58 domain-containing protein: MQRARELFLKAKKDVYNLNFGNAQSSAKSDGLDFSEIRDYQNDELKKINWKATAKNLELKVNLFNETRQLSVVVAFMLSASMKFGSFRLKQDVASEVFALLSLATVTDKNLLYPYLFSDKLERIYEPTKSEDRVYDIVENALDTELLGKKADYEKLCDSINSFIKKRAMVFVIGDFLGDVNLSKIALYNDVYAVIIRDRLEENLEVFDSVDFINPLNLAKFEANITKQTAHKYNKLLKDHDFKLEEHFFKHKISFGKIYTDDDILLKLMNIVRS, from the coding sequence ATGCAAAGAGCAAGAGAGCTTTTTTTAAAAGCTAAAAAAGATGTTTATAATCTAAATTTTGGTAACGCTCAAAGTAGCGCAAAAAGCGATGGTCTGGACTTTAGCGAGATAAGGGATTATCAAAATGATGAGCTTAAGAAAATCAACTGGAAAGCTACAGCAAAAAATTTAGAGCTAAAGGTAAATTTGTTTAACGAGACAAGACAGCTAAGTGTCGTTGTTGCTTTTATGCTAAGTGCAAGTATGAAATTTGGCTCATTTAGACTTAAACAAGATGTTGCAAGCGAGGTGTTTGCACTGTTATCACTAGCTACTGTGACGGATAAAAATCTTTTATATCCATATCTTTTTAGTGACAAACTTGAGAGAATTTATGAACCGACAAAAAGTGAAGATAGGGTTTATGATATCGTAGAAAATGCCCTTGATACTGAGCTTTTGGGTAAAAAAGCAGATTATGAAAAGCTATGTGATAGCATAAACTCGTTTATTAAAAAACGAGCTATGGTGTTTGTTATCGGAGATTTTTTAGGTGATGTTAATCTATCAAAAATCGCTTTATACAACGATGTTTATGCTGTGATTATCAGGGATAGACTTGAGGAGAATTTAGAGGTTTTTGATAGTGTTGATTTTATAAATCCGCTAAATTTAGCTAAATTTGAAGCAAATATCACCAAACAAACCGCGCATAAATATAACAAGTTGCTAAAAGATCATGATTTTAAACTAGAAGAGCATTTTTTTAAACACAAAATTTCTTTTGGCAAAATTTATACAGATGATGATATTTTGCTTAAACTTATGAATATCGTGAGGTCTTGA
- the rpsP gene encoding 30S ribosomal protein S16: protein MATVVRLTRIGRTKRPFYRIVVTDSRKRRDGGFIETIGHYNPMVEPEVIKFDAERLAYWKSVGAKLSDRVAKITSK, encoded by the coding sequence ATGGCAACAGTTGTAAGACTAACTAGAATCGGACGAACAAAAAGACCATTTTATCGTATCGTAGTAACAGATAGTAGAAAAAGACGCGATGGTGGTTTTATCGAGACGATAGGACATTATAATCCAATGGTTGAGCCTGAAGTTATCAAATTTGATGCTGAAAGACTTGCGTATTGGAAAAGTGTAGGCGCAAAACTTAGCGATAGAGTTGCAAAAATCACTAGCAAATAA
- the rimM gene encoding ribosome maturation factor RimM (Essential for efficient processing of 16S rRNA), with protein MSDELLEVAILGKTVGLKGALKLHDKSDFPSQFKKGVSFFLKDGKTLKILSFNKSNSTAIFEGFEDINLASTLVNKVLYQSINETRKRCKLSKDEFFYFDIIGLEIWEDERLLGVVEDILEVGLSNLFEVKTNLSLVKDGFSETFFIPYIDSYIDKISLSEKKIYSKNAFLLLENS; from the coding sequence ATGAGTGACGAGCTCCTAGAAGTAGCAATACTTGGTAAAACAGTAGGTTTAAAAGGAGCTTTAAAACTTCATGATAAGAGTGATTTTCCATCACAGTTTAAAAAAGGTGTTAGCTTTTTTTTAAAAGATGGCAAGACTCTTAAAATTTTATCTTTTAACAAATCAAATTCTACAGCCATTTTTGAAGGCTTTGAAGATATAAATTTAGCCTCAACTTTGGTAAACAAAGTCCTTTATCAAAGTATAAATGAGACTAGAAAGCGTTGCAAACTTAGCAAAGATGAATTTTTTTACTTTGATATCATCGGACTTGAAATTTGGGAAGATGAACGACTTTTAGGCGTTGTTGAAGATATTTTAGAAGTTGGATTAAGCAATCTTTTTGAAGTAAAAACTAACTTAAGTTTAGTAAAAGATGGGTTTAGTGAGACTTTTTTTATACCATATATAGATAGTTATATAGATAAAATTTCACTTAGCGAAAAGAAAATTTATAGTAAAAACGCATTTTTGCTTTTAGAAAATTCATGA
- the ffh gene encoding signal recognition particle protein has product MFEQISESFRLAVNKLRIVDDEKALKNALDTLKKALLKADVHHKVTKDLLTLIESDVKSSGIGQKQFLDAIKSNLTTVLTAPGNQGFVFASVPPTVVLMAGLQGSGKTTTTVKLANYLKLRKKKVLIAACDLQRLAAVEQLRQLCEANEIDLFYIDGETDPIKVAKESLAKAKKELYDVLLVDTAGRLAIDEALMNQIKDVKDVTKPHEIFYVADAMSGQDGVRSAASFNEALGITGVILSKFDADTKGGVAIGIAKQIEIPLRFIGTGEKPSDIEGFIPDRIVGRIMGEGDLATLMEKTSAIFDEKDVKDITKKIKKGQFTFNDFLNQLETVKKLGNMKNLIGMIPGLGNVSNQIKDIDLENSKEIIHIKAMINSMTPKERENPDLLNNARKRRLAAGAGLSQVEVNRFLKQFTNASKIAKKFSSKGGIRGMASMMQNQNIPR; this is encoded by the coding sequence GTGTTTGAACAGATAAGTGAATCGTTTAGATTGGCGGTAAACAAACTTAGAATCGTAGATGATGAAAAAGCACTAAAAAACGCTTTAGATACGCTTAAAAAGGCACTTTTAAAAGCCGATGTTCATCACAAAGTTACTAAAGATTTATTGACTTTGATTGAAAGCGATGTTAAATCTAGTGGAATCGGACAAAAGCAGTTTTTAGATGCTATTAAGTCAAATTTGACTACTGTTTTAACAGCTCCTGGAAATCAAGGTTTTGTTTTTGCTAGCGTGCCGCCGACTGTGGTTTTGATGGCAGGACTTCAAGGTAGCGGTAAAACAACAACAACGGTAAAACTTGCAAACTACCTAAAACTTAGAAAGAAAAAAGTCTTAATCGCAGCTTGCGATTTACAAAGGCTTGCCGCAGTTGAGCAACTTCGACAACTTTGCGAGGCAAATGAGATAGATTTGTTTTATATAGACGGCGAAACAGATCCAATAAAAGTAGCAAAAGAATCTTTGGCTAAGGCTAAAAAAGAGCTTTATGATGTGCTTTTGGTAGATACTGCAGGTCGTTTGGCGATAGATGAAGCTTTGATGAATCAGATAAAAGATGTAAAAGATGTAACTAAACCGCACGAAATTTTCTATGTAGCAGACGCGATGAGTGGTCAAGATGGTGTTAGATCAGCAGCTAGCTTTAACGAAGCACTTGGAATAACAGGTGTGATTTTAAGTAAATTTGATGCTGATACAAAAGGTGGCGTTGCTATAGGTATCGCAAAACAGATTGAAATTCCACTTCGTTTTATAGGAACTGGTGAAAAACCTTCTGATATAGAGGGATTTATACCAGATAGAATCGTTGGGCGTATTATGGGCGAGGGCGATTTAGCGACATTGATGGAAAAAACAAGCGCTATTTTTGATGAAAAAGATGTAAAAGATATCACTAAAAAGATTAAAAAAGGTCAGTTTACATTTAACGACTTTTTAAATCAGCTTGAAACAGTTAAAAAACTTGGAAATATGAAAAATCTTATCGGTATGATTCCTGGTCTTGGAAATGTTTCAAACCAAATCAAAGATATAGATTTAGAAAACTCAAAAGAGATAATTCATATAAAAGCTATGATAAATTCAATGACTCCAAAAGAGCGTGAAAACCCAGACTTGTTAAATAACGCTAGAAAAAGGCGTTTAGCAGCTGGAGCAGGACTTTCTCAAGTTGAGGTTAATAGATTTTTAAAACAGTTCACAAATGCTTCAAAGATAGCTAAGAAATTCTCTAGCAAAGGCGGCATAAGAGGCATGGCATCGATGATGCAAAACCAAAATATCCCTAGATAA
- the trmD gene encoding tRNA (guanosine(37)-N1)-methyltransferase TrmD — translation MKFSFITLFENLVKPYFKDSILKRAVDAELIKVKFVNPRDFSKDKHKKVDDYMIGGGAGLLMQTEPLEGAILNIKEQNPHIIYLTPVGKKFTQFDAKRLAKFEHIAFICGRYEGIDERIIETYVNEVFCIGDFILTGGELGALCMCDAISRNIKGVLGNENSLVEESFENGALEAPSFAKPNIFKDLAVPSEFLKGNHAKIQALKINMANSKTRFFRPDLYLKLDRQIKKEKHEK, via the coding sequence ATGAAATTTAGCTTTATAACTCTTTTTGAGAATTTAGTTAAGCCGTATTTTAAAGACTCGATTTTAAAAAGAGCCGTTGATGCAGAGTTGATAAAAGTAAAATTTGTAAATCCAAGGGATTTTAGTAAAGATAAACATAAAAAAGTTGATGACTATATGATAGGCGGCGGGGCTGGACTTTTGATGCAAACCGAGCCTTTAGAGGGTGCGATTTTAAATATAAAAGAGCAAAATCCTCATATTATCTATCTAACTCCAGTTGGTAAAAAATTTACTCAATTTGACGCAAAAAGGTTGGCTAAATTTGAACATATCGCATTTATTTGTGGCAGATATGAGGGCATTGATGAGAGGATAATAGAAACTTATGTAAATGAAGTTTTTTGCATAGGAGATTTTATCTTAACAGGTGGAGAGCTTGGAGCTCTTTGCATGTGCGATGCGATAAGTAGGAACATAAAAGGTGTTTTAGGAAATGAAAATTCTCTAGTTGAAGAGAGTTTTGAAAATGGAGCTTTGGAGGCGCCATCGTTTGCAAAACCAAATATTTTTAAAGATTTAGCAGTGCCTTCAGAGTTTTTAAAGGGAAATCATGCTAAAATACAAGCTTTGAAAATTAATATGGCGAACTCAAAAACCAGGTTTTTTCGCCCTGATTTGTATCTCAAGCTAGATCGCCAAATAAAAAAGGAAAAACATGAGAAATAA
- the rplS gene encoding 50S ribosomal protein L19 codes for MRNKYIEAFENAQINEKSVPDFRAGDTLRVAIRIQEGNKTRVQNFEGVCIARRGSGTSETFIIRKIGANNVGVERIFPIFSESIEEIKLLRRGRVRRAKLFYLRERRGKAAKIKELRK; via the coding sequence ATGAGAAATAAGTATATAGAAGCATTTGAGAATGCTCAAATCAACGAGAAAAGTGTACCTGATTTTCGTGCAGGTGATACTTTAAGAGTCGCTATCAGAATTCAAGAGGGAAACAAAACCAGAGTTCAAAATTTTGAAGGTGTTTGTATAGCAAGACGCGGAAGCGGCACAAGCGAGACTTTTATCATCCGTAAAATCGGTGCTAACAATGTAGGCGTAGAGAGAATTTTCCCTATATTTAGCGAAAGCATAGAGGAGATTAAGCTTCTTAGACGTGGTCGCGTAAGAAGAGCTAAGTTATTCTATCTAAGAGAAAGACGCGGTAAAGCTGCGAAAATCAAAGAGCTTAGAAAATAA